One region of Limnospira fusiformis SAG 85.79 genomic DNA includes:
- the recQ gene encoding DNA helicase RecQ, whose product MSSFPPPLAQPQSLQQCLKQYFGYDSFRPGQQEIIEQVLQKRDVLAIMPTGGGKSLCFQLPALLKPGLTLVVSPLIALMQDQVEALKDNGIGATFLNSTVDIHEARQRESAILQGQIKLLYVAPERLLSPQFLDFLDRLEAAFGISTLVIDEAHCVSDWGHDFRPEYRQIQQVRSRYPHVPAIALTATATERVRFDIIKQIVLKQPYVHVASFYRSNLYYQVIPKQPKKRFPQLLKVIESMSGSGIIYCSSRKRVEEVALKLQHNNIPALPYHAGMADSDRLESHTRFIRDDVRIIVATIAFGMGIDKPDVRFVIHYDLPKSLENYYQESGRAGRDGQPAQCLLLFSYGDMKTIEYLIEQKPDVDEQRIARQQLRQVIDYAESTECRHRIQLRYFGEEFPGNCGTCDNCCHQRPMEDWTVEAMKFLSCVARCRERFGMSYIIDVLRGAKNQRVLSRGHDKLSTYNIGRDRTVDEWKMLARSLLHQGLLDQTNDGYSILKLNNLSWEVMKRQREVKIAVVRDRQLPQQTWSMAADVKMLLEHLRQVRKQLADQNDIAPYKIFSDSTLGLMARERPQTKQDLLRLSGVTAYKVQHYGQQFLNAIHQYCLEQGIPLKPTKPPLPAVSSSSISKWYHVSPTVLQTWELFKQGLNVEEIAYQRGLKSTTIYGHLADLIANNYGDIDINTLVSPERQQVILEAIAILGDEHLTTIYEHLGKAYSYGEIQLVRALWRSQNSPDIEF is encoded by the coding sequence ATGTCAAGTTTTCCGCCACCTCTAGCGCAACCTCAATCCCTCCAACAATGCCTTAAACAGTATTTTGGCTATGACAGCTTTAGACCAGGACAACAGGAGATTATAGAACAAGTGCTGCAAAAGCGGGATGTACTCGCGATTATGCCTACAGGGGGTGGAAAATCCCTGTGCTTTCAACTTCCCGCTCTCTTGAAACCCGGTCTGACATTGGTGGTTTCGCCTTTAATCGCTTTAATGCAAGACCAGGTAGAAGCGCTAAAAGATAATGGTATTGGGGCGACATTTCTGAATAGTACGGTAGATATTCACGAAGCGCGTCAGCGAGAGTCAGCTATTCTACAAGGTCAAATTAAGCTGCTTTATGTAGCACCGGAAAGGTTACTATCTCCTCAGTTTTTAGATTTTTTAGACCGCCTTGAGGCGGCATTTGGCATATCAACTCTGGTAATTGATGAAGCTCATTGTGTCTCAGATTGGGGTCACGATTTTCGACCAGAATATCGACAAATTCAACAGGTGCGATCGCGTTATCCCCACGTCCCAGCGATCGCTCTCACGGCTACGGCTACGGAACGGGTCAGATTTGATATAATTAAACAAATTGTCCTCAAACAACCTTATGTTCACGTCGCCAGTTTCTACCGTTCTAATCTCTACTATCAGGTAATCCCTAAACAACCGAAAAAACGGTTCCCTCAACTATTAAAAGTAATTGAATCGATGTCAGGTTCAGGAATTATTTACTGTTCCAGTCGGAAAAGGGTGGAAGAAGTCGCATTAAAATTACAACATAATAATATCCCAGCCCTCCCCTATCATGCGGGAATGGCGGATAGCGATCGCCTAGAAAGTCATACCCGTTTTATCCGAGATGATGTCCGAATTATCGTGGCTACTATCGCCTTCGGTATGGGTATAGATAAGCCAGATGTCCGGTTCGTTATACACTACGATTTACCGAAAAGTTTGGAAAACTATTACCAAGAGTCAGGACGTGCTGGACGGGATGGACAACCGGCTCAATGTCTGCTATTGTTTAGTTATGGGGATATGAAAACCATTGAATATTTGATTGAGCAAAAGCCTGATGTTGATGAACAAAGAATTGCGCGCCAACAGTTGCGACAGGTAATTGATTATGCTGAGTCTACCGAGTGTCGGCACCGCATTCAACTGCGCTATTTTGGAGAGGAATTTCCCGGTAATTGTGGCACCTGTGATAATTGTTGCCATCAACGACCTATGGAAGATTGGACAGTGGAAGCAATGAAGTTTCTATCCTGTGTGGCGCGGTGTCGGGAAAGGTTTGGGATGAGTTATATTATTGATGTGTTGCGGGGTGCTAAAAATCAAAGGGTTTTGAGTAGGGGACATGATAAACTTTCCACCTATAATATAGGACGAGACCGGACTGTTGATGAGTGGAAAATGTTGGCGCGATCGCTTTTGCATCAAGGACTGTTAGACCAGACTAATGATGGCTATTCTATTTTGAAGTTAAATAACCTCAGTTGGGAGGTGATGAAAAGACAGCGGGAAGTCAAAATTGCGGTGGTACGCGATCGCCAACTTCCACAACAAACTTGGTCTATGGCGGCGGATGTTAAAATGTTATTAGAGCATCTCCGTCAAGTTCGTAAACAACTGGCTGACCAAAATGATATTGCTCCCTATAAGATTTTTTCCGATTCGACTTTGGGGTTAATGGCGCGAGAACGTCCCCAAACTAAACAGGATCTGTTGAGACTTTCTGGGGTGACTGCTTATAAGGTTCAACATTATGGTCAGCAGTTCTTAAATGCTATCCATCAATATTGTCTGGAACAAGGTATTCCCCTCAAGCCTACTAAACCGCCATTACCTGCTGTTTCATCATCATCTATCTCTAAGTGGTATCATGTCTCCCCTACTGTTCTGCAAACCTGGGAGTTATTTAAGCAGGGTTTAAATGTGGAAGAGATCGCTTATCAGAGAGGCTTAAAATCTACTACGATTTATGGTCATTTGGCGGATTTAATTGCTAACAATTATGGCGATATCGATATTAATACATTGGTATCTCCTGAACGACAACAGGTGATTTTAGAAGCGATCGCTATTTTGGGAGATGAACACCTAACAACAATTTATGAACATCTAGGAAAAGCCTACAGTTATGGGGAAATTCAATTAGTTAGGGCTTTATGGCGATCGCAAAATTCCCCCGATATTGAGTTTTGA
- a CDS encoding pentapeptide repeat-containing protein — protein sequence MANIEQLAILRRGVVKWEFWRRQNAAIAPDLQEANFSGFHLEGVNLEGANLHGANLRGAKLRLANLMGADLAGANLEGGDLQGANLMGAVLLGANLSDGNLTDADLGNANLIGVEFREAIARRINLNGANLRRGNFTQANLAAVNLNQANLSHANFHEAVLINAIGYQAYFYGTNLVNSHLNGSYFWGVKFTNSQLMGADFRFANLRKSVWENIDARGANLRGANLNGAILHSVDLRGANLRGANLNGAILKRVNLDDAILPYN from the coding sequence ATGGCTAATATTGAACAATTGGCAATCTTGAGGCGGGGTGTGGTGAAATGGGAGTTTTGGCGACGGCAAAATGCGGCGATCGCACCGGATTTACAAGAGGCTAATTTCTCTGGTTTTCACCTGGAAGGGGTGAATTTAGAGGGGGCTAATCTTCATGGCGCTAATTTAAGGGGTGCTAAATTGAGGTTGGCTAATTTAATGGGGGCTGATTTAGCAGGTGCCAACCTGGAAGGTGGTGATTTGCAAGGGGCTAATTTAATGGGGGCGGTTTTACTGGGGGCTAATTTATCTGATGGGAATTTGACTGATGCGGATTTGGGAAATGCTAATTTAATTGGGGTGGAATTTCGAGAGGCGATCGCCCGTCGGATTAATTTGAATGGCGCAAACCTAAGACGGGGGAATTTTACCCAGGCGAATTTAGCGGCGGTTAATTTGAATCAGGCTAATTTGAGTCACGCTAATTTCCATGAGGCGGTTTTGATAAATGCGATCGGCTATCAAGCCTATTTTTATGGTACTAACTTAGTTAATAGCCATTTAAATGGGTCTTATTTCTGGGGGGTTAAGTTCACTAATTCCCAATTAATGGGGGCTGATTTTCGATTCGCTAATCTCAGAAAATCTGTTTGGGAAAACATCGACGCAAGAGGTGCGAATTTGCGAGGCGCTAACCTGAACGGCGCTATTTTACACTCAGTTGATTTACGCGGTGCGAATTTGCGAGGCGCTAACCTGAACGGCGCTATTTTAAAACGGGTTAATTTGGATGATGCTATTCTACCTTATAATTAA